In the genome of Hyphomonas sp. Mor2, one region contains:
- a CDS encoding antibiotic biosynthesis monooxygenase family protein, translating into MIRVIYRWRVDPERLDEFSEAWRRTTRAIHASTPGARGSFGLQSIEAPDEVLTIALWETEAQWRAFIETARSGSMRAMHEIATQLSATAYHQIGDETVSG; encoded by the coding sequence ATGATCCGCGTGATTTATCGTTGGCGCGTCGATCCAGAGCGGCTGGACGAATTTTCTGAAGCCTGGCGGCGCACAACGCGCGCAATACACGCCTCAACACCTGGTGCGCGCGGCAGTTTCGGCCTTCAATCCATAGAGGCACCAGATGAGGTCTTGACCATCGCCCTCTGGGAAACGGAAGCTCAATGGCGCGCCTTTATCGAAACGGCCAGGTCCGGCAGCATGAGAGCGATGCATGAGATCGCGACGCAGCTCTCTGCGACCGCCTATCACCAGATCGGCGATGAAACCGTAAGCGGATAG
- the rpsJ gene encoding 30S ribosomal protein S10, which translates to MEKQNIRIRLKAFDHRALDLSAREIVSTAKRTGAEVRGPIPLPTRKERFTVNRSPHVNKKSREQFEIRTHKRILDIVDPTPQTVDALMKLDLSAGVGIEIKLEGAR; encoded by the coding sequence ATGGAAAAACAGAATATCAGGATCCGGCTGAAAGCCTTCGATCACCGCGCGCTCGATTTGTCAGCGCGTGAAATCGTTTCGACTGCCAAGCGCACCGGCGCGGAAGTGCGTGGACCAATCCCGCTTCCAACCCGTAAAGAGCGCTTCACAGTCAACCGTTCGCCACACGTGAACAAGAAGTCTCGTGAACAGTTCGAGATCCGTACGCACAAGCGTATTCTCGACATTGTTGACCCAACCCCACAGACCGTGGACGCGCTGATGAAGCTCGATCTGTCGGCGGGTGTTGGCATCGAGATCAAGCTCGAGGGAGCTCGCTAA
- the rplD gene encoding 50S ribosomal protein L4 — protein MELSVKTLEGKAAGKATVDDAVFGIEEIRGDVIQRMVRYQLAKRQAGTHKTQERGDVSVTTKKYIRQKGSGGARHGSKNANIFVGGAVAHGPRVRSHAHGLPKKVRKMALAHALSSKVKDDAVLVLDKAELKEAKTKDLSAKLAKLGLSNALIIGGAELDANFAKAAQNIPNVDVLPAAGLNVYDVLRRKTLVLTKDALESIDARFNGAKAEA, from the coding sequence ATGGAACTCTCCGTCAAAACACTTGAAGGCAAGGCCGCTGGCAAAGCCACAGTTGATGATGCTGTGTTCGGGATCGAAGAGATCCGCGGCGACGTCATTCAGCGCATGGTTCGCTACCAGCTCGCCAAACGCCAGGCTGGCACGCACAAAACGCAAGAGCGTGGCGACGTGTCTGTCACAACCAAGAAGTACATTCGTCAAAAAGGCTCAGGCGGCGCACGCCACGGGTCTAAGAATGCGAACATCTTTGTCGGTGGTGCGGTTGCGCACGGACCTCGCGTTCGTAGCCACGCGCACGGCCTGCCGAAGAAGGTCCGCAAAATGGCGCTGGCTCACGCTCTGTCTTCCAAGGTCAAGGATGATGCCGTCCTGGTCCTCGACAAGGCCGAGCTGAAAGAAGCCAAAACCAAGGATCTGTCTGCAAAGCTGGCCAAGCTTGGTCTGTCGAATGCGCTGATCATTGGCGGCGCTGAGCTCGACGCCAATTTCGCCAAGGCCGCTCAGAACATTCCTAATGTGGACGTTCTGCCAGCTGCTGGTCTCAATGTTTACGATGTGCTTCGCCGCAAGACTTTGGTCCTGACCAAAGACGCGCTGGAAAGCATCGATGCGCGCTTCAATGGCGCAAAAGCGGAGGCTTAA
- a CDS encoding 50S ribosomal protein L23, with the protein MADIKPHNYDMLLSPIITEKSTLVAEENKIIFRVPLTATKPDIKEAVENLFKVDVTKVNTILVKGKTKRFRGKPGRRSDFKKAIVTLKDGQSVDITTGL; encoded by the coding sequence ATGGCTGATATCAAGCCTCACAACTATGACATGCTTCTGTCTCCGATCATCACGGAGAAGTCGACCCTGGTCGCTGAAGAGAACAAGATCATCTTTCGTGTTCCTCTGACCGCCACCAAGCCAGACATCAAAGAAGCCGTTGAGAACCTGTTCAAAGTCGACGTTACCAAGGTCAACACGATCCTGGTGAAGGGCAAGACCAAGCGTTTCCGCGGAAAGCCCGGCCGTCGCTCTGACTTCAAGAAGGCGATCGTGACTCTGAAAGACGGCCAGTCCGTCGACATCACGACGGGCCTGTAG
- the rplB gene encoding 50S ribosomal protein L2, whose translation MALKTYKPTSPGRRQLVLVDRSELHKGRPVKMLTEGLTKTGGRNNKGRMTARHKGGAAKRLYRKIDFKRNRWDVPATVERLEYDPNRTAFIALIKYEDGELSYILAPQRLAVGDTVISSKTADIKPGNVLPLKNIPVGTIIHNIEMKPLKGAQMVRSAGCYAQLVGRDSGYAQIKLTSGELRMVPDQCVATIGAVSNPDNMNQVMGKAGRNRHKGKRPHVRGVVMNPVDHPHGGGEGKSSGGRHPVTPWGKKTRGPKTRRKQASDRLIIRRRNSKR comes from the coding sequence ATGGCTTTAAAGACATACAAACCTACCTCACCCGGTCGTCGCCAGCTGGTCCTCGTTGACCGCTCGGAGCTGCATAAAGGTCGTCCGGTGAAAATGCTCACCGAAGGTCTGACCAAGACCGGTGGTCGTAACAATAAAGGTCGCATGACAGCGCGCCACAAAGGCGGTGCTGCAAAGCGTCTCTACCGCAAGATCGATTTCAAGCGGAATCGCTGGGATGTGCCTGCGACTGTTGAGCGTCTGGAATATGACCCGAACCGCACCGCGTTTATCGCGCTGATCAAGTATGAAGATGGCGAGCTGTCTTACATCCTTGCGCCGCAGCGTCTCGCAGTGGGGGACACGGTCATCTCTTCGAAGACCGCTGACATCAAGCCGGGCAACGTTCTTCCGCTGAAGAACATTCCGGTTGGTACGATTATTCACAACATTGAGATGAAGCCGCTCAAAGGCGCCCAAATGGTGCGCTCTGCAGGTTGCTACGCTCAGCTGGTTGGGCGTGACTCCGGTTACGCGCAGATCAAGCTGACCTCTGGCGAGCTGCGCATGGTTCCAGATCAGTGTGTTGCCACGATTGGTGCCGTGTCCAACCCGGACAATATGAACCAAGTCATGGGTAAAGCCGGCCGTAACCGCCACAAAGGCAAGCGCCCGCACGTTCGCGGCGTGGTTATGAACCCGGTGGATCACCCACACGGTGGTGGTGAAGGGAAGTCCTCAGGTGGCCGTCACCCAGTGACGCCTTGGGGTAAGAAAACACGCGGGCCAAAAACTCGCCGCAAGCAGGCTTCGGATCGTCTGATCATCCGTCGCCGTAACTCGAAACGCTAG
- the rpsS gene encoding 30S ribosomal protein S19 codes for MSRSVWKGPFVDGYLLKKAEKAHASERREVIKTWSRRSTILPQFVGLNFQVHNGNKFVPVLISEEMVGHKLGEFAPTRTYYGHGADKKAKRR; via the coding sequence ATGTCACGTTCCGTCTGGAAAGGCCCGTTTGTCGACGGCTACCTCCTGAAGAAGGCTGAGAAGGCGCATGCGTCTGAACGTCGTGAGGTCATCAAGACCTGGTCACGTCGCTCGACCATCCTGCCACAATTCGTTGGTCTGAATTTTCAGGTTCACAATGGCAACAAGTTCGTCCCCGTCCTCATCAGTGAGGAAATGGTGGGTCACAAGCTTGGTGAGTTCGCACCGACCCGTACCTATTACGGTCACGGTGCCGATAAGAAAGCGAAGCGGAGATAG
- the rplV gene encoding 50S ribosomal protein L22, whose translation MGKAKNAPKQASNEARAVLRMYRSSPQKLNLLAQQIRGLPVQKAIDEMQFSRKRAASDVRKLLKSAVANAENNHDLDIDSLVVAEAHVGKNLVMKRIRARARGRAARIMKPFSQLTVVLRDTSQEAEAA comes from the coding sequence ATGGGTAAAGCCAAGAATGCTCCTAAGCAGGCCTCAAACGAAGCACGCGCTGTTCTGCGCATGTATCGTTCCAGCCCGCAAAAGTTGAACTTGCTGGCGCAGCAAATTCGCGGTCTGCCAGTGCAGAAAGCGATCGACGAGATGCAATTCTCTCGTAAGCGCGCTGCGTCTGACGTTCGCAAGCTTTTGAAGAGTGCTGTCGCCAATGCGGAGAACAATCACGATCTGGACATCGATAGCCTGGTCGTGGCGGAAGCGCATGTCGGTAAGAACCTTGTCATGAAGCGTATTCGCGCCCGCGCTCGCGGTCGTGCGGCTCGCATCATGAAGCCATTCTCGCAGCTGACAGTTGTCCTGCGCGACACGTCACAAGAAGCGGAGGCCGCATAA
- the rpsC gene encoding 30S ribosomal protein S3, with product MGQKVNPIGLRLGINRTADSRWYADSEDFGRLLHEDLKIQKHIKSKLGQAGISRIIIERPHKKCLVTIHTARPGLVIGKKGADIESLRRQLSTMTDDEVRVNLVEIRKPELDATLVAEDIARQLERRGSFRRAMKRSIQNTMRLGAEGVKIMVSGRLGGAEIARTEQYSEGSVPLHTLRADIDYGTAEALTTYGIIGIKIWIYKGEIMEHDPMARDRRAETSGESRARSGNQRGPASGPQAGA from the coding sequence ATGGGTCAGAAAGTAAATCCGATCGGCCTGCGCCTGGGCATCAACCGTACGGCGGACAGCCGTTGGTATGCCGACAGCGAAGATTTCGGCCGTCTGCTGCATGAAGATCTGAAGATCCAGAAGCACATCAAGTCTAAGCTTGGTCAGGCTGGTATCTCTCGCATCATCATCGAGCGCCCGCACAAGAAATGCCTCGTCACCATTCACACCGCGCGTCCAGGTCTGGTCATCGGTAAGAAGGGTGCGGACATTGAAAGCCTGCGCCGTCAGCTTTCAACCATGACAGACGACGAAGTGCGTGTGAACCTGGTTGAGATCCGCAAGCCTGAGCTTGATGCAACTTTGGTTGCTGAAGACATTGCGCGCCAGCTTGAGCGTCGCGGATCGTTCCGCCGCGCCATGAAGCGTTCGATCCAGAACACCATGCGTCTTGGCGCTGAAGGTGTGAAGATCATGGTCTCTGGCCGTCTTGGCGGTGCTGAGATCGCGCGGACTGAGCAGTATTCCGAAGGATCTGTGCCGCTGCACACGCTGCGCGCCGATATCGACTATGGCACAGCCGAGGCGCTGACCACTTACGGTATCATCGGCATCAAGATCTGGATCTATAAGGGCGAGATCATGGAACATGATCCAATGGCCCGTGATCGTCGTGCGGAAACGTCCGGTGAATCGCGTGCACGCTCTGGTAATCAGCGTGGTCCGGCTTCGGGCCCACAGGCAGGAGCATAA
- the rplP gene encoding 50S ribosomal protein L16: MRQPKRTKYRKAFKGRIKGNAKGGSSIAFGSFGLKALEPERVTARQIEATRRAVTREMKRQGKVWIRVFPDTPVTAKPIEVRMGKGKGSVDRWVARVQPGRILFEIDGVPDEVALEALRLGAAKLPIRTKIVRRIEGI, from the coding sequence ATGCGTCAGCCGAAACGTACAAAATACCGCAAGGCGTTCAAAGGCCGTATCAAAGGTAACGCGAAGGGTGGATCTTCCATCGCATTCGGATCCTTTGGCCTCAAAGCGCTCGAGCCAGAACGCGTCACGGCGCGCCAGATCGAGGCAACTCGTCGGGCCGTTACTCGTGAGATGAAGCGTCAAGGCAAGGTGTGGATCCGTGTCTTCCCAGACACTCCGGTCACCGCCAAGCCAATCGAAGTTCGGATGGGTAAAGGTAAGGGCTCTGTCGACCGTTGGGTCGCCCGTGTTCAGCCTGGTCGCATCCTGTTTGAAATCGACGGTGTTCCGGATGAGGTTGCGCTGGAAGCGCTCCGCCTCGGTGCAGCAAAGCTGCCAATCCGCACGAAAATCGTCCGCCGGATTGAAGGAATTTAA
- the rpmC gene encoding 50S ribosomal protein L29, whose translation MAKASDFRSKSPDQLKEDLLQLKKEQFNLRFQQATGQLEKTARIKVVRRDIARVQTLLREQARADAEA comes from the coding sequence ATGGCTAAAGCTTCTGATTTCCGTTCGAAGAGCCCCGATCAGCTGAAGGAAGACCTTCTGCAGCTGAAGAAGGAACAGTTTAACCTCCGCTTCCAGCAGGCCACCGGTCAGTTGGAAAAGACCGCCCGCATCAAGGTCGTTCGCCGCGATATCGCTCGCGTCCAGACCCTGCTTCGCGAGCAGGCCCGCGCGGACGCTGAGGCGTAG
- the rpsQ gene encoding 30S ribosomal protein S17, which produces MPRRVMEGVVVSTKQDKTAIVRVERRFLHPLLKKTVRRSKRYHAHDEDNAAVEGQTITIRECPPRSKLKRWEVISSEGGDA; this is translated from the coding sequence ATGCCTAGACGTGTTATGGAAGGCGTAGTGGTCTCGACCAAGCAGGACAAGACCGCAATCGTGCGCGTTGAGCGTCGTTTTCTTCACCCACTGCTGAAGAAAACAGTTCGTCGCTCTAAGCGTTACCACGCCCATGATGAAGACAATGCAGCCGTTGAAGGCCAGACCATCACAATCCGTGAGTGTCCGCCGCGTTCAAAGCTGAAGCGTTGGGAAGTCATCTCTTCTGAGGGAGGCGACGCATGA
- the rplN gene encoding 50S ribosomal protein L14 — MIQMQSNLRVADNSGARRVQCIKVLGGAGRRYASVGDVIVVSVKEAIPTGRVKKGDVRRAVVVRVAKDINRADGSTIRFDTNAAVLINNNNEPIGTRIFGPVPRELRAKNHMKIVSLAPEVL, encoded by the coding sequence ATGATCCAGATGCAGTCCAACCTACGGGTCGCGGACAACTCTGGTGCCCGCCGCGTACAGTGCATCAAAGTGCTGGGCGGCGCCGGACGTCGTTACGCTTCTGTAGGTGATGTCATTGTGGTTTCGGTCAAGGAAGCAATTCCGACCGGCCGCGTTAAGAAAGGCGACGTGCGCCGTGCTGTCGTCGTTCGTGTCGCCAAGGACATTAATCGCGCAGACGGTTCGACCATTCGGTTCGACACCAATGCCGCCGTCCTGATCAACAATAACAATGAGCCGATCGGCACTCGGATCTTCGGACCTGTTCCTCGCGAACTGCGCGCCAAGAACCACATGAAGATCGTCTCACTGGCGCCGGAGGTGCTGTAG
- the rplX gene encoding 50S ribosomal protein L24, whose amino-acid sequence MAAKVKKGDRVIVLTGRNKGAEGEVLKVIPAENRVVVRGVNVVKRHTKPSQLNPQGGINSFEAPIHVSNVAMIDPRDGKATRVGFKTDEHGRKFRYAKRSGEALDV is encoded by the coding sequence ATGGCTGCGAAAGTGAAAAAGGGTGACCGCGTTATCGTTCTCACTGGCCGTAATAAGGGCGCAGAGGGCGAAGTGCTGAAAGTCATTCCAGCTGAGAACCGTGTGGTTGTGCGCGGCGTGAACGTTGTCAAGCGTCACACCAAGCCAAGCCAGCTGAACCCACAAGGTGGCATCAACTCATTCGAAGCGCCGATTCACGTTTCGAATGTTGCGATGATCGATCCACGTGACGGCAAGGCGACACGGGTTGGTTTCAAAACTGATGAGCATGGCCGCAAGTTCCGCTATGCCAAACGTTCGGGAGAGGCTCTAGATGTCTAA
- the rplE gene encoding 50S ribosomal protein L5: MSKDYTPRLKKKYDEQIRGKLKEEFGYTNDMQIPKIDKVVINMGVGEAVADSKKIKTALAEMEKIAGQKPVATKARKSIAGFKLREDMLIGCKVTLRRERMYEFLDRLTNIALPRVKDFRGLNGKSFDGRGNFAMGLKEQLVFPEINYDDVDDIRGMDIIVCTTANSNEEAKSLLSQCGFPFRN, from the coding sequence ATGTCTAAAGACTACACTCCTCGCCTCAAGAAGAAGTATGACGAGCAGATTCGTGGCAAGCTCAAGGAAGAGTTCGGCTACACGAATGACATGCAGATCCCCAAGATCGACAAGGTCGTGATCAATATGGGTGTTGGCGAAGCTGTTGCTGACTCCAAGAAGATCAAGACGGCCCTGGCGGAGATGGAGAAGATCGCGGGTCAGAAGCCTGTCGCAACCAAGGCACGCAAGTCGATCGCTGGCTTCAAGCTGCGCGAAGACATGCTGATCGGTTGTAAGGTGACCCTGCGCCGGGAACGCATGTACGAATTCCTGGATCGTCTGACCAATATTGCTCTGCCACGCGTGAAAGACTTCCGTGGTCTGAACGGCAAGAGCTTTGACGGTCGCGGCAACTTCGCCATGGGCCTCAAGGAACAACTCGTGTTCCCAGAGATCAACTATGACGATGTCGACGATATTCGCGGTATGGACATCATTGTCTGTACCACCGCCAACTCGAACGAAGAAGCCAAGAGCCTGCTCTCGCAGTGTGGCTTCCCGTTCCGGAACTAG
- the rpsN gene encoding 30S ribosomal protein S14, with translation MAKKSAIERNDKRKRLVEKYATKREELKAIALNEDLPLEERFKARLKLAELPRNSAPNRVRNRCEVSGRPRGYYRKLKMSRIALRELGSLGKIPGLVKSSW, from the coding sequence ATGGCTAAGAAGAGTGCTATTGAGCGGAATGACAAGCGCAAGCGTCTGGTCGAAAAGTATGCGACCAAGCGTGAAGAGCTTAAAGCGATCGCATTGAACGAAGATCTGCCACTGGAAGAGCGCTTCAAGGCGCGCCTGAAACTGGCTGAGCTTCCTCGCAACTCTGCGCCCAACCGTGTGCGCAACCGTTGTGAAGTGTCCGGTCGTCCGCGCGGTTATTACCGCAAACTGAAAATGTCCCGTATCGCGCTGCGTGAGCTTGGTTCACTCGGCAAGATCCCGGGCCTCGTAAAGTCCAGCTGGTAA
- the rpsH gene encoding 30S ribosomal protein S8, translating into MAISDPLGDMLTRIRNAQMRGMDKVVTPASKLRARVLEVLQGEGYIRGYAEIEKDGHKHIEIELKYFDGTPVIAEIRRVSKPGRRVYSSKNDIPLVRNGLGISILSTSKGVMSDNTARNENVGGEILCRVF; encoded by the coding sequence ATGGCGATTTCTGATCCCCTCGGCGATATGCTGACTCGAATCCGTAACGCTCAAATGCGCGGTATGGACAAAGTCGTGACGCCTGCCTCTAAATTGCGGGCGCGAGTCCTCGAAGTGCTGCAAGGCGAAGGCTACATTCGTGGCTATGCCGAGATCGAGAAAGACGGTCACAAGCACATTGAGATTGAACTGAAATATTTCGACGGTACGCCGGTGATCGCTGAGATCCGTCGTGTCTCGAAGCCAGGTCGGCGTGTCTATTCTTCCAAGAATGACATTCCTCTGGTTCGCAATGGTCTCGGGATTTCGATCCTGTCCACCTCGAAAGGCGTGATGTCTGACAACACTGCGCGTAACGAGAATGTGGGCGGTGAGATTCTCTGCCGCGTATTCTAA
- the rplF gene encoding 50S ribosomal protein L6 has translation MSRIGKLPISVPSGTTVTIEGQLLKAKGPKGELSMELPDVISAALEGEELRIAPRDDIVKAANEKIRINDEKGRKKMTFAQALDPSARTLWGTSRSNAANLVQGAAEGFKKTLELVGVGYRAQMQGKDLKLALGFSHDVIYKAPDGIDIKCAKPTEIEISGADKQTVGQVAAEIRNYRRPEPYKGKGVRYQGEYVRRKEGKKK, from the coding sequence ATGTCACGTATTGGCAAACTTCCAATTTCTGTCCCGTCCGGCACGACGGTCACGATTGAAGGCCAGCTTTTGAAAGCCAAAGGCCCGAAAGGGGAGCTCTCTATGGAGCTGCCAGACGTGATCTCGGCTGCGCTGGAAGGCGAAGAGCTGCGCATTGCTCCGCGCGACGACATCGTCAAAGCTGCGAATGAAAAGATTCGCATCAATGATGAGAAGGGTCGCAAGAAGATGACCTTTGCTCAGGCGCTTGATCCATCTGCTCGGACGCTTTGGGGCACCAGCCGCTCTAACGCTGCCAACCTGGTTCAGGGCGCAGCTGAAGGCTTCAAGAAGACGCTCGAACTCGTCGGCGTTGGTTACCGGGCCCAAATGCAGGGCAAGGACCTCAAGCTGGCGCTCGGCTTCAGCCATGATGTCATCTACAAGGCGCCAGACGGCATCGACATCAAATGTGCAAAGCCGACCGAGATCGAAATCTCCGGCGCTGACAAGCAAACTGTTGGTCAGGTCGCCGCCGAAATCCGCAACTATCGCCGCCCAGAGCCCTACAAGGGCAAGGGTGTGCGTTACCAAGGCGAATATGTCCGCCGTAAGGAAGGCAAGAAGAAGTAG
- the rplR gene encoding 50S ribosomal protein L18, with the protein MLTSREKFLRRQQRSRAKLRKTAEGKARLSVARSGKNISAQIIDDEKGITLASASTLEADVRKGLKSTSTIEAAQKVGKAVAERAKKAGVEDVVFDRGGYVFHGRVKALADAAREGGLKF; encoded by the coding sequence ATGTTGACGTCACGCGAAAAATTCCTGCGCCGCCAGCAACGCAGCCGCGCCAAGCTCCGCAAGACTGCGGAAGGCAAGGCTCGTTTGTCTGTCGCGCGTTCAGGCAAGAATATCTCTGCTCAGATCATCGATGATGAAAAAGGCATTACGCTGGCATCTGCCTCCACTCTGGAAGCTGATGTTCGCAAGGGCCTGAAATCAACGAGCACCATCGAAGCGGCCCAGAAGGTCGGCAAGGCGGTGGCTGAGCGAGCCAAGAAAGCCGGTGTTGAAGACGTTGTCTTCGATCGCGGCGGTTATGTGTTCCATGGCCGGGTGAAAGCCCTGGCAGACGCCGCCCGTGAGGGCGGTCTGAAGTTCTAG
- the rpsE gene encoding 30S ribosomal protein S5 produces MAEERGRGRGRRRDREEEQSEFVDKLVGINRVAKTVKGGKNFGFAALVVVGDQKGRAGFGKGKAREVPEAIRKATEEAKRNMVRVPLREGRTLHHDGRGRWGAGKVVLRAAPPGTGVIAGGPMRAVMEVLGIQDVVGKSIGSSNPYNMVRATFNALTNQASPRSVASKRGLKVQDIVGRRTDGASEAGMAEAADA; encoded by the coding sequence ATGGCAGAAGAAAGAGGCAGAGGCCGCGGACGCCGCCGGGATCGCGAAGAAGAGCAATCTGAATTCGTCGACAAGCTGGTCGGTATCAACCGCGTCGCCAAAACCGTTAAGGGCGGTAAGAACTTCGGTTTCGCCGCGCTGGTCGTCGTCGGCGATCAGAAGGGCCGCGCAGGCTTCGGTAAGGGTAAAGCCCGCGAAGTCCCTGAAGCGATCCGCAAGGCAACTGAAGAAGCCAAGCGCAACATGGTTCGCGTGCCGCTTCGCGAAGGCCGGACCCTGCATCACGATGGCCGCGGCCGTTGGGGCGCGGGTAAAGTGGTTCTGCGTGCCGCCCCTCCCGGTACCGGCGTGATTGCTGGTGGTCCGATGCGTGCCGTTATGGAAGTGCTGGGCATCCAGGACGTCGTTGGCAAGTCGATCGGCTCGTCCAACCCATACAACATGGTTCGCGCCACATTTAACGCGCTCACCAATCAGGCGAGCCCCCGTTCGGTTGCGTCCAAGCGCGGTCTGAAGGTTCAGGACATTGTCGGTCGTCGGACCGATGGCGCTTCTGAAGCCGGCATGGCCGAAGCTGCAGACGCTTAA